The following proteins are encoded in a genomic region of Fusarium oxysporum f. sp. lycopersici 4287 chromosome 1, whole genome shotgun sequence:
- a CDS encoding beta-mannosidase: MAPRTVTPIDKKWQFKQEKEDDSAYLPVAQFPTNVHLDLLHHKKIPDPYIGKNELKVQWIGETVWVYKTTFSSPEIHDGAEAILAFDGLDTFATVELNGEKILETENMFVPERVDVTKNLKRDGENELRITFDAAYLRGWKLVEEHPDHKYVVWNGDGSRLPVRKAQYHWGWDWGPALLTCGPWRPINLEVYESHIADLYTESEVEKSLKKADVVVHAAVEGTASKVRFEVSLDGKKVASETTHVKDKDATTTFHIQDPALWYPVRYGKQPLYTIKATLLEDDNEIDTISKKIGLRKLELVERELDGQPGTSFFFQVNNIPIFCGGSNWIPADNFIPRITKERYRDWVKLVADGNQFMLRVWGGGIYEEDVFYDACDEFGILVWQDFMFACGNYPAWPDLRKSIDREARANIKRLRHHPSIVLWAGNNEDYQLRESENLTYDFDDHDPESWLKTDFPARYIYEKLLPDACKDLHPNAVYHIASPWGGKVTTDPTIGDIHQWNVWHGSQQKYQDYDKLVGRFVSEFGMEGFPDIKTIDAFLPQGKDDPERFSTSSTIDFHNKADGQLRRLGLYMAENFRFTLEPLEDYVYYSQLLQAEALASAYRLWKRQWQGPKKEYCSGVLVWQTNDCWPVTSWAICDYYLQPKHSYFTIKREMAPITIGMTRREHKHPKNKYTRVDIETKVKVEIWGSNLKLEDVTVDCVVKAWDVETGKETYSQTVVSDLVLQSNRSTEIKTLDVPVEKPNADLEAKTVVAAYFYQDGKQIARYVNWPEPLKYLHFQKPKNLKTEISEGCKSVEISAEVPIKGLAVLSGDDGVKFEDNLVDIVPGEVVKIGVTGAKKGTVLKTQYLGMQVHD; the protein is encoded by the exons ATTCTGGCCTTTGATGGTCTGGATACCTTCGCCACGGTTGAGTTGAATGGGGAAAAGATTCTTGAGACCGAGAACATGTTTGTTCCCGAACGGGTGGACGTCACAAAGAATCTTAAAAGGGACGGCGAGAATGAGCTCCGCATCACATTTGATGCGGCGTATTTGAGAGGATGGAAGTTAGTGGAAGAGCATCCTGACCACAAGTATGTTGTCTGGAATGGGGATGGCTCAAGACTGCCTGTCAGAAAGGCGCAGTACCACTGG GGCTGGGATTGGGGTCCCGCTTTGCTTACATGTGGTCCTTGGAGACCTATCAACCTTGAAGTTTATGAGTCTCATATCGCAGATCTCTACACTGAGTCAGAGGTTGAGAAGTCCCTCAAGAAGGCGGATGTTGTTGTTCATGCGGCCGTTGAAGGCACAGCCTCAAAAGTCCGCTTTGAAGTCTCTTTAGATGGAAAGAAGGTTGCATCTGAAACCACACATGTAAAAGACAAAGACGCAACCACTACGTTCCACATCCAAGATCCGGCTCTCTGGTATCCAGTCAGATATGGAAAACAACCCCTGTATACCATCAAGGCCACTCTTCTCGAGGACGATAACGAGATAGATACAATCTCCAAGAAGATCGGCCTTCGCAAACTTGAACTTGTTGAACGAGAGCTTGATGGTCAGCCAGGTACCAGCTTCTTTTTTcaagtcaacaacatccCGATCTTCTGCGGTGGAAGCAACTGGATTCCAGCAGATAACTTCATTCCTCGAATTACGAAAGAGAGATACCGAGACTGGGTCAAGCTCGTCGCTGATGGCAATCAGTTTATGCTCCGAGTTTGGGGAGGTGGTATCTacgaagaagatgtcttCTATGACGCCTGCGATGAATTCGGCATCCTTGTTTGGCAGGACTTCATGTTCGCTTGTGGCAACTACCCTGCCTGGCCTGACCTACGGAAGTCTATTGACCGAGAAGCTCGAGCCAATATCAAGCGACTTCGCCACCATCCATCAATTGTTCTTTGGGCTGGCAACAACGAGGACTACCAACTGCGTGAGTCCGAGAATCTTACATATGACTTCGACGACCATGACCCAGAGAGCTGGTTAAAGACCGACTTCCCTGCCCGCTACATTTACGAAAAGCTACTTCCAGACGCTTGCAAAGATCTTCATCCAAATGCCGTCTATCATATTGCCAGCCCTTGGGGTGGCAAGGTGACCACTGACCCAACTATTGGAGATATCCATCAATGGAATGTTTGGCACGGTTCTCAACAAAAGTACCAAGACTATGATAAGCTCGTTGGTAGATTCGTTTCCGAGTTTGGTATGGAAGGTTTCCCAGATATTAAGACCATCGATGCTTTCCTTCCACAAGGCAAAGATGACCCTGAGCgattctcaacatcatctaCGATTGACTTTCACAACAAGGCAGATGGACAGTTGCGTCGACTGGGTCTGTACATGGCCGAAAATTTCCGTTTCACGCTGGAGCCCTTGGAAGACTACGTCTACTACAGCCAACTGCTACAAGCCGAGGCCCTAGCCTCAGCCTATAGGCTTTGGAAGCGACAGTGGCAGGGTCCGAAAAAGGAGTATTGCAGTGGTGTCTTGGTTTGGCAGACCAACGACTGCTGGCCGGTTACTTCATGGGCCATCTGTGACTACTACCTTCAGCCCAAGCATTCCTACTTCACCATCAAGCGGGAGATGGCACCTATCACTATTGGCATGACACGTAGAGAACACAAGCACCCCAAGAACAAATACACAAGGGTTGATATTGAGACTAAGgtcaaggttgagatttGGGGAAGTAATCTCAAATTGGAAGACGTTACTGTAGACTGTGTTGTCAAGGCCTGGGACGTTGAGACCGGAAAGGAGACATACTCCCAGACAGTTGTTTCTGATCTAGTTCTCCAGAGTAACCGCTCAACGGAAATCAAGACCCTGGATGTCCCCGTTGAGAAGCCCAACGCTGACCTTGAGGCGAAGACTGTTGTTGCAGCTTACTTCTACCAGGATGGCAAACAGATTGCACGATATGTCAACTGGCCCGAGCCACTGAAGTACCTACACTTCCAAAAGcccaagaacctcaagacTGAAATTTCTGAAGGATGCAAGTCCGTTGAGATTAGCGCTGAGGTGCCTATCAAGGGACTAGCGGTATTGAGCGGAGACGATGGGGTCAAGTTTGAAGACAATCTAGTCGACATCGTCCCGGGTGAGGTTGTCAAGATTGGTGTTACAGGTGCCAAGAAGGGTACTGTACTCAAGACACAGTACTTGGGGATGCAGGTCCACGATTGA